One genomic window of Streptomyces sp. NBC_01498 includes the following:
- the cas2e gene encoding type I-E CRISPR-associated endoribonuclease Cas2e: protein MPTMTVLATTAVPDHVRGALTRWMIEPTPGLYVGTLSARVRNELWAVVAASIGPGAAVLLHPEANEQGFTLHTAGDRRRIPFDFDGLALIAFRPQDEQTTDPEEPEPTVPAAG, encoded by the coding sequence ATGCCGACGATGACCGTCCTCGCCACCACCGCTGTCCCCGATCACGTACGCGGCGCCCTCACCCGCTGGATGATCGAACCCACTCCCGGCCTCTACGTCGGGACGCTCTCCGCCCGCGTCCGCAACGAACTGTGGGCCGTCGTCGCCGCATCCATCGGGCCCGGCGCCGCCGTCCTCCTCCATCCCGAAGCCAACGAACAGGGCTTCACCCTGCACACCGCCGGCGACCGCCGCCGCATTCCTTTCGACTTCGACGGTCTCGCGCTCATCGCCTTCCGCCCTCAAGACGAACAGACCACGGACCCGGAGGAGCCCGAACCCACGGTCCCAGCAGCCGGTTGA
- a CDS encoding type I-E CRISPR-associated protein Cas6/Cse3/CasE, whose translation MNSTDTDPTTESAATATAGPATGQAWLTRLLLNPRSRAVQRDLRNITDLHRTVMNLVPDDLGDTPRARAGLLFRLETDGTGDPVLLVQTRTPPSTGRLPHGYARVESRPMDTLLAALRPSLLLRYRLAANAVRRCGPNSTAGRWKQAIPLHGPEADQWWIDRATASGLAPHTLVSRSTDTATTWHATNPKTVLPAPAPPTTTDPKSVAGATPRANRRIDRAVTLFEGTAQVTDPAALRSALLNGIGRSKSYGCGLLSLAPAHPGA comes from the coding sequence GTGAACTCCACCGACACCGATCCCACGACGGAGAGCGCCGCGACAGCCACCGCCGGTCCGGCGACCGGACAAGCCTGGCTGACCCGACTACTCCTCAACCCCCGCAGCCGCGCCGTCCAGCGCGACCTGCGCAACATCACCGACCTGCACCGCACCGTCATGAACCTCGTCCCGGACGACCTCGGCGATACTCCCCGGGCCCGGGCCGGACTCCTCTTCCGGCTGGAGACCGACGGAACGGGCGACCCGGTCCTCCTGGTCCAGACCCGCACACCCCCCTCGACCGGCCGGCTCCCCCACGGCTACGCCCGCGTCGAGAGTCGCCCCATGGACACGCTGCTCGCCGCGCTGCGCCCGAGCCTGCTCCTCCGCTACCGGCTCGCCGCCAACGCGGTACGCCGCTGCGGCCCCAACAGCACCGCCGGCCGCTGGAAACAGGCCATCCCGCTGCACGGACCGGAAGCCGACCAGTGGTGGATCGACCGGGCGACCGCCTCCGGCCTCGCCCCGCACACCCTGGTGTCCAGGTCCACCGACACCGCCACCACCTGGCACGCCACCAACCCGAAAACGGTGCTCCCGGCACCCGCCCCACCGACGACTACCGACCCGAAATCCGTCGCCGGTGCCACCCCGCGTGCCAACCGCCGCATCGACCGAGCGGTCACCCTCTTCGAAGGCACCGCCCAGGTGACCGACCCCGCCGCCCTGCGCTCCGCACTTCTGAACGGCATCGGACGCAGCAAGTCCTACGGCTGCGGCCTGCTCAGCCTCGCGCCCGCCCACCCAGGAGCCTGA
- the cas5e gene encoding type I-E CRISPR-associated protein Cas5/CasD translates to MTGFLLHLSAPMQSWGEHSAFTHRDTATHPTRSGLIGLLASALGIPRAQAVADGQDRTTLFARLTEVRFTVRVDRPGTVMSDFHTVGGGYPHHRTVPTAKGARRGVDAATIVSTRHYLSDAAFTVAADFTDADLARLCSDAVAAPCRPLHLGRRSCPPGALLLLGTGFDDPAAELSRFPLARRAPRIPPLSGTVDVRFISDQPLPDRMDPADPACPQGPPAPVTVTMLNDEPVRLTARDRVHRARPAYSTTRPLPVTLCSGYGIAYLNAIADHLHPQGATS, encoded by the coding sequence GTGACCGGGTTCCTCCTCCACCTCTCCGCGCCTATGCAGTCCTGGGGTGAGCACAGCGCCTTCACCCATCGGGACACCGCCACCCACCCGACCCGCTCCGGACTGATCGGCCTGCTCGCCTCCGCCCTCGGCATTCCCCGGGCCCAGGCTGTCGCCGACGGGCAAGACCGCACGACATTGTTCGCCCGGTTGACCGAGGTTCGGTTCACCGTACGGGTGGACCGCCCAGGCACCGTCATGAGCGACTTCCACACGGTTGGGGGCGGCTACCCCCACCACCGGACCGTACCCACCGCGAAGGGCGCCCGGCGCGGCGTGGACGCGGCAACCATCGTCTCCACCCGCCACTACCTCTCCGACGCCGCTTTCACCGTCGCGGCCGACTTCACCGACGCAGACCTCGCCCGGCTCTGCTCCGACGCCGTGGCCGCGCCGTGCCGGCCGCTCCACCTGGGTCGCCGCTCCTGCCCGCCGGGCGCCCTGCTGCTGCTCGGCACCGGTTTTGACGACCCGGCCGCCGAGTTGAGCCGCTTTCCGCTGGCACGACGTGCCCCCCGCATTCCGCCGCTGTCCGGCACGGTCGACGTCCGCTTCATCAGCGATCAGCCCCTCCCTGACCGTATGGATCCCGCGGATCCCGCGTGCCCGCAGGGCCCTCCGGCGCCGGTCACCGTGACCATGCTCAACGACGAACCGGTTCGCCTCACCGCCCGCGACCGCGTCCACCGCGCACGCCCCGCGTACAGCACCACCCGGCCCTTGCCCGTGACCCTCTGCTCCGGATACGGCATCGCCTACCTCAACGCCATCGCCGACCATCTGCACCCGCAAGGAGCCACGTCGTGA
- a CDS encoding nuclear transport factor 2 family protein, whose protein sequence is MYEEAVERYFAAWNAATPGEVAKAVAAAFTEDGTFTDPLADVAGHDGIVAAITGAHQQFPGFKFTLTGTPDGHHNLVRFTWDLVSTADGSSPAAGFDVITLAEDGRISGVAGFLDRVPGV, encoded by the coding sequence ATGTACGAGGAAGCCGTCGAGCGCTACTTCGCCGCCTGGAACGCCGCCACCCCCGGGGAGGTGGCCAAGGCCGTCGCCGCCGCCTTCACCGAGGACGGCACCTTCACCGACCCGCTGGCCGATGTGGCGGGTCATGACGGGATCGTGGCGGCGATCACGGGTGCCCATCAGCAGTTCCCGGGCTTCAAGTTCACGCTCACCGGGACGCCCGACGGGCATCACAACCTGGTGCGCTTCACCTGGGACCTGGTCTCCACGGCCGACGGCTCGTCCCCCGCCGCCGGGTTCGACGTGATCACGCTCGCCGAGGACGGCCGCATCAGCGGCGTCGCGGGCTTCCTGGACCGTGTGCCCGGGGTCTGA
- the cas1e gene encoding type I-E CRISPR-associated endonuclease Cas1e yields the protein MAANRRPHTQSSARRRVASPTLAMLPRVGDSLSFLYADIVRIVQDDTGVCAETTGEDGDITRVHLPTASLSCVLLGPGTSITQPALATFARHGTTVVCTGSGGVRCYSGTVPASLTTRWLERQVHQWTDPDRRLAVARQMYTSRFQIGVPAATTLEQLRGMEGQRMKALYKLLAQQHRIGRFRRSYEPDSWDTQDPVNLALSSASSCLYGIVHSALVALGCSPALGFVHQGTQLAFVYDIADLYKAELTVPLAFSLHDSPNPEAAARRSFREQLRLFKLLPRIVTDVQTLLAPGETEHVADGHTDGEAVEMVNLWDPKSGSVPAGVNYAPQEAPDVP from the coding sequence ATGGCTGCCAACCGCCGCCCCCACACGCAGAGTTCCGCCCGCCGCCGCGTCGCCTCACCCACCCTGGCGATGCTGCCCCGGGTCGGTGACTCGCTCTCCTTCCTCTACGCCGACATCGTCCGTATCGTCCAGGACGACACCGGCGTCTGCGCCGAAACCACCGGCGAAGACGGCGACATCACCCGCGTCCACCTGCCCACCGCGTCACTGAGCTGCGTGTTGCTGGGCCCGGGCACCTCCATCACCCAGCCCGCGCTCGCCACCTTCGCCCGCCACGGCACCACCGTGGTCTGCACCGGCTCCGGCGGTGTCCGCTGCTACTCCGGCACGGTCCCCGCCTCCCTCACCACCCGCTGGCTCGAACGCCAGGTCCACCAGTGGACCGATCCCGACCGCAGACTCGCGGTCGCACGCCAGATGTACACGTCCCGCTTCCAGATCGGCGTCCCCGCGGCCACCACCCTGGAGCAGTTACGCGGCATGGAGGGCCAGCGCATGAAAGCGCTGTACAAACTCCTCGCCCAGCAGCACCGCATCGGCCGCTTCCGGCGCTCCTACGAACCCGACTCCTGGGACACCCAGGACCCCGTCAACCTCGCCCTGTCCTCCGCCAGTTCGTGCCTGTACGGAATCGTGCACTCGGCCCTGGTCGCTCTCGGCTGCTCGCCGGCCCTCGGCTTCGTCCACCAAGGGACCCAACTCGCCTTCGTCTACGACATCGCCGACCTCTACAAAGCCGAACTCACCGTCCCCCTCGCCTTCTCCCTCCACGATTCCCCCAACCCCGAAGCAGCCGCCCGCCGCAGCTTTCGGGAACAGCTCCGCCTCTTCAAACTTCTCCCTCGCATCGTCACCGACGTCCAGACACTCCTCGCCCCCGGCGAAACGGAACACGTCGCCGATGGGCACACCGACGGCGAAGCCGTGGAGATGGTCAACCTCTGGGACCCGAAATCCGGCTCGGTACCGGCGGGCGTCAACTACGCCCCGCAGGAGGCCCCCGATGTTCCGTAA